A genomic stretch from Terriglobales bacterium includes:
- a CDS encoding class II aldolase/adducin family protein: MTTTEAIKFDICCAARMLYRAGLSVANAGHLSVTVAPDTMLVNRFGPSFATLTPKDILTVSYGGKILEGEGMVNDTIALHGIIHKYNPQIVAVAHTHPPAVVTYSTFRKVPEVYDQESCILAGDVVVVEEDYSGIASTEERIRPMAEALGKCRAAILPNHGAITTGPNIQIAMVTMILLEGMVQRNLAVAGAARATGLVPQPISRENALQAKRELANIPFLAPLWEDFLKRLRQSDPDLFPARPPAASN; the protein is encoded by the coding sequence ATGACTACGACCGAAGCCATCAAGTTCGACATCTGCTGCGCCGCCCGCATGCTGTACCGCGCCGGGCTGAGCGTGGCCAACGCCGGCCACCTCAGCGTGACCGTAGCCCCGGACACCATGTTGGTGAACCGCTTCGGGCCGTCGTTCGCCACCCTCACGCCGAAGGACATCCTCACCGTCAGCTACGGTGGCAAGATCCTCGAGGGTGAGGGCATGGTGAACGACACCATCGCGCTGCACGGCATCATCCACAAGTACAACCCGCAGATCGTGGCGGTAGCGCACACCCATCCACCGGCGGTCGTCACCTACAGCACCTTCCGCAAAGTCCCGGAGGTCTACGACCAGGAGAGCTGCATCCTGGCGGGCGACGTGGTGGTGGTGGAGGAGGACTACTCCGGCATCGCTTCCACCGAGGAGCGCATCCGGCCCATGGCGGAGGCGCTGGGGAAGTGCCGCGCCGCCATCCTGCCCAACCACGGCGCCATCACCACCGGGCCCAACATCCAGATCGCCATGGTCACCATGATCCTGCTGGAGGGCATGGTGCAGCGGAACCTCGCAGTGGCGGGCGCGGCGCGCGCCACCGGGCTCGTGCCCCAGCCCATCTCACGGGAGAACGCGCTCCAAGCCAAGCGCGAGCTGGCCAACATCCCCTTCCTGGCGCCGCTCTGGGAGGACTTCCTCAAGCGCCTGCGGCAGTCGGACCCCGACCTGTTCCCCGCGCGCCCCCCAGCCGCATCCAACTAA